One genomic window of Candidatus Eisenbacteria bacterium includes the following:
- a CDS encoding DUF3108 domain-containing protein: MRPTLPGEGSARGAAGGGPGDRAAAARRLWSVACFLAAGAALLASLLGADRGGDDEAAAPPDSVRLAGITAEARATLAGAKRPGPLQVGEDLTFEIHYGVIRAGEAHLAIAGVESFHGARCYRLRSTARSGGLFGKIYDVNDRVESLLDSAGLMSRRLEKRLHEGSYHQEQDVRFDYGARRACYASGDTLPIPGPVQDDLSAFYVARCLELRENTVYYLETHSNKVTYPMQVRVYGRETVRTEAGEFECLKVEPRVDRGGIFKHRGRMMIWMTADARHLPVRLRSKLPLGAITADLSAAQAGGTH, from the coding sequence ATGAGACCGACGCTGCCCGGGGAAGGCTCCGCACGCGGGGCGGCGGGCGGGGGCCCCGGGGATCGGGCCGCGGCGGCGCGCCGGCTGTGGTCGGTGGCGTGCTTCCTGGCCGCCGGCGCCGCGCTGCTGGCGTCGCTGCTGGGCGCGGACCGGGGCGGGGACGACGAGGCCGCCGCGCCGCCGGACAGCGTGCGGCTGGCCGGCATCACCGCCGAGGCGCGAGCCACGCTGGCCGGTGCGAAGCGGCCGGGCCCGCTGCAGGTGGGCGAGGACCTGACCTTCGAGATCCACTACGGCGTGATCCGCGCGGGGGAGGCGCACCTGGCCATCGCGGGAGTGGAGTCGTTCCACGGAGCGCGCTGCTACCGGCTGCGCAGCACGGCGCGCTCGGGCGGGCTGTTCGGGAAGATCTACGACGTGAACGACCGGGTGGAGTCGCTCCTGGATTCCGCCGGGCTGATGAGCCGGCGCCTGGAGAAGCGGCTCCACGAGGGCAGCTACCACCAGGAGCAGGACGTGCGCTTCGACTACGGCGCGCGGCGCGCCTGCTACGCGTCCGGCGACACCCTGCCCATCCCCGGCCCGGTGCAGGACGATCTGTCGGCCTTCTACGTGGCCCGCTGCCTGGAGCTGCGCGAAAACACCGTGTACTACCTGGAGACGCACTCCAACAAGGTCACCTACCCGATGCAGGTGCGGGTGTACGGACGGGAGACGGTCAGGACGGAGGCGGGGGAGTTCGAGTGCCTGAAGGTGGAGCCCCGCGTGGACCGCGGCGGCATCTTCAAGCACCGCGGCCGCATGATGATCTGGATGACCGCCGACGCGCGGCACCTGCCGGTGCGGCTGCGCAGCAAGCTGCCCCTGGGGGCCATCACCGCGGACCTGTCGGCGGCGCAAGCGGGAGGGACGCACTGA
- a CDS encoding insulinase family protein: protein MKPESKSRARPREADVETSWERHVLPSGITVVLETVPTVASLAVGVWVKTGTRDEADADAGMAHFVEHLLFKGTETRDTFEIARSLESVGGELDAFTGRESTCFYARVLSEHLGLAVDVVSDLATRPRMTAEEVEKEKKVIVDEIRSFEDNAEDLVHENFSGEIWQGHPLGRPILGTEASVQALTAEVIRGWHRAHYTAENLVVSAAGAFDPDELLALLERHLSPRRGLAPRREDQAPAAPMGLAPVVKDLSQEHVVVGRRTVGYLDPDRYAVLLLSVVLGGGMSSRLFQAIREREGLSYAVYSFTDFHRDAGVFGAALGCAPGETQRALDVLADEYRLLRDKGLLPGELESARAQAKGGLLLGLESMSSRMSQLARSEIYLGRRVRVEEVVDRLERVTEQDVMRVAQEHLDPALQRVSALGPCRGLRWNGQTA, encoded by the coding sequence ATGAAACCCGAATCCAAGTCCCGGGCCCGGCCCCGGGAAGCCGACGTGGAAACCTCCTGGGAGCGCCACGTGCTGCCCTCGGGCATCACCGTGGTGCTCGAAACCGTGCCCACCGTGGCCTCCCTGGCCGTGGGCGTGTGGGTGAAGACCGGCACGCGCGACGAGGCCGACGCCGACGCCGGCATGGCCCACTTCGTGGAGCACCTGCTCTTCAAGGGCACCGAGACCCGCGACACCTTCGAGATCGCGCGCAGCCTGGAGTCGGTCGGCGGCGAGCTGGACGCCTTCACCGGGCGCGAGTCCACCTGCTTCTACGCCCGGGTGCTTTCCGAGCACCTCGGCCTGGCCGTGGACGTGGTCTCCGACCTGGCCACCCGGCCCCGGATGACCGCCGAGGAGGTGGAGAAGGAGAAGAAGGTCATCGTGGACGAGATCCGCTCCTTCGAGGACAACGCGGAGGACCTGGTCCACGAGAATTTCTCGGGCGAGATCTGGCAGGGCCACCCGCTGGGCCGGCCCATCCTGGGGACCGAGGCCAGCGTGCAGGCGCTCACCGCGGAGGTCATCCGCGGCTGGCACCGCGCCCACTACACCGCCGAGAACCTGGTGGTGTCCGCCGCCGGCGCGTTCGATCCCGACGAGTTGCTGGCCCTGCTCGAGCGCCACCTGTCGCCGCGCCGGGGCCTGGCCCCGCGTCGCGAGGACCAGGCGCCCGCCGCTCCCATGGGCCTGGCACCGGTGGTCAAGGATCTCTCGCAGGAGCACGTGGTGGTGGGCCGCCGCACGGTGGGCTATCTCGACCCCGACCGCTACGCGGTGCTGCTGCTCTCGGTGGTGCTCGGGGGCGGGATGAGCTCGCGCCTGTTCCAGGCCATCCGGGAGCGCGAGGGGCTGTCCTACGCCGTCTACAGCTTCACCGACTTCCACCGCGACGCGGGCGTGTTCGGCGCGGCGCTGGGCTGCGCGCCGGGGGAGACCCAGCGCGCGCTGGACGTGCTGGCCGACGAGTACCGGCTGCTGCGCGACAAGGGCCTGCTGCCCGGCGAGCTGGAGAGCGCGCGCGCGCAGGCCAAGGGCGGCCTGCTGCTGGGGCTGGAGAGCATGAGCAGCCGCATGAGCCAGCTGGCCCGCAGCGAGATCTACCTCGGCCGCCGGGTGCGCGTGGAGGAAGTCGTGGACCGCCTGGAGCGCGTCACCGAGCAGGACGTCATGCGCGTGGCGCAGGAGCACCTCGACCCCGCGCTGCAGCGCGTCTCCGCCCTGGGGCCGTGCCGCGGCCTGCGCTGGAACGGGCAGACGGCGTGA
- a CDS encoding polysaccharide biosynthesis/export family protein gives MNQYGNVHARTPAGLRPDARTLAVLCAGVLLCLALQGCGSAASPRWAGSRSEPPADAADPRAGESRPGRAAPGAGTVPGADAPAGEAPTARSGSVPGEEASEAIVEVPALVPSGGPGYRIGVGDELTINFPFDRDLNGTAVVRPDGRITVPLLQEVPAAGRTAGELDSLLTREYARFYRRPEITVDISKLANNQVYVMGEVNVPGPVEISGSITLLQLIARAGGVRTSGTLKSVVLLHRGPGYQVHARRVNVARILEGRPDAPDILLAPTDIAYVPRSFIGKLNLFVEQYVTGLLSPVSSGYLHGWEIIQPDRFFFNPNTNRPSQSGGTSAGP, from the coding sequence ATGAACCAATACGGGAACGTCCACGCCCGCACTCCGGCGGGTCTGCGCCCTGACGCGCGGACCCTGGCCGTGCTGTGCGCGGGCGTCCTGCTGTGCCTGGCGCTCCAGGGTTGCGGCAGCGCCGCATCGCCACGCTGGGCCGGGTCGCGCAGCGAGCCTCCCGCCGACGCCGCGGACCCCCGCGCGGGCGAGTCGCGTCCGGGTCGGGCCGCTCCCGGAGCCGGGACGGTTCCCGGCGCCGACGCCCCTGCCGGCGAGGCTCCGACGGCGCGCTCCGGCTCCGTTCCCGGCGAAGAGGCCTCCGAGGCCATCGTGGAAGTGCCTGCGCTGGTGCCGTCCGGCGGGCCCGGCTATCGCATCGGGGTTGGCGACGAGTTGACCATCAACTTCCCCTTTGATCGCGACCTGAACGGCACCGCGGTCGTGCGGCCCGACGGCAGGATCACCGTCCCGCTGCTCCAGGAGGTGCCCGCCGCCGGCCGGACCGCGGGCGAACTGGACTCCCTCCTGACGCGCGAGTACGCCCGGTTCTACCGCCGGCCGGAGATCACGGTGGATATCAGCAAGCTGGCGAACAACCAGGTCTACGTGATGGGCGAGGTGAACGTGCCCGGCCCCGTGGAGATCTCCGGCAGCATCACGCTGCTGCAGCTGATCGCGCGCGCCGGGGGCGTCCGCACCTCGGGAACGCTCAAGAGCGTGGTGCTGCTGCACCGCGGTCCGGGCTACCAGGTCCACGCGCGCCGCGTGAATGTGGCCCGCATCCTCGAAGGACGCCCGGACGCCCCGGACATCCTGCTGGCACCCACGGACATCGCCTACGTGCCGCGCTCGTTCATCGGGAAGCTGAACCTGTTCGTGGAGCAGTACGTCACCGGCCTGCTCAGCCCGGTGAGCAGCGGCTACCTGCATGGCTGGGAGATCATCCAGCCGGACCGTTTCTTCTTCAACCCCAACACCAACCGCCCGAGCCAGTCCGGCGGCACGAGCGCGGGACCCTAG
- a CDS encoding AAA family ATPase translates to MYESFYGFSEKPFSLTPDPRFLYLSRAHRDALAYLTYGLAEHKGFLVVVGEAGTGKTTLARAVAEKFQDSTRLSFVLTTKLSMKQLLTMAMHDLGLRTKGLDKAGLLIAFNEYLLEQLQQKHSVVLIVDEAQNLSRTVLEELRMLSNLETSRDKLVQIVLLGQPELLVMLEGRDLRQLRQRVPGIALLQPLGPDDVGPYLENRLRVAGSGRVRLGPGTGREVHRYTGGIPRLINMIADRMLLLGYVDGKEELDLGLVVDAWKDLGRPAPVTAADASPAEAYEPHL, encoded by the coding sequence GTGTACGAGAGTTTCTACGGATTCAGCGAGAAGCCGTTCAGCCTGACCCCGGACCCGCGCTTCCTGTACCTGTCGCGGGCGCACCGGGACGCCCTGGCCTACCTCACGTACGGGCTGGCGGAGCACAAGGGTTTCCTGGTGGTGGTGGGGGAGGCGGGCACCGGCAAGACCACGCTGGCGCGCGCGGTCGCGGAGAAGTTCCAGGACAGCACCCGCCTGAGCTTCGTGCTCACCACCAAGCTCAGCATGAAGCAGCTGCTGACGATGGCGATGCACGACCTGGGCCTCCGGACCAAGGGGCTCGACAAGGCGGGCCTGCTGATCGCCTTCAATGAGTACCTGCTGGAACAGCTGCAGCAGAAGCACAGCGTGGTGCTGATCGTGGACGAGGCCCAGAACCTGTCGCGCACGGTGCTCGAGGAGCTGCGCATGCTGAGCAACCTGGAGACCAGCCGCGACAAGCTGGTCCAGATCGTGCTGCTGGGCCAGCCCGAGCTGTTGGTGATGCTGGAGGGCCGCGACCTGCGGCAGCTCCGGCAGCGCGTGCCCGGGATCGCGCTCCTGCAGCCCCTGGGCCCGGACGACGTGGGCCCGTATCTCGAGAACCGCCTGCGCGTGGCCGGCAGCGGCCGCGTGCGGCTGGGCCCGGGGACGGGCCGAGAGGTGCACCGGTACACGGGGGGCATTCCGCGCCTGATCAACATGATCGCGGACCGCATGCTGCTGCTGGGCTACGTGGACGGCAAGGAAGAGCTGGATCTCGGCCTGGTGGTGGATGCGTGGAAGGACCTCGGGCGCCCCGCGCCGGTCACGGCGGCGGATGCGTCCCCAGCGGAGGCATATGAGCCGCATCTATGA
- a CDS encoding CpsD/CapB family tyrosine-protein kinase — protein sequence MIPEAGLHELAGVRRRVEAQLPGRSRFALGMLGSVRGEGATTTVLGYARTLAADGRLRILMVDAEGTDRTISSTWADPGAAGWSDLASPAQVTSVVRGTPLANLQVLPFGSRNTASPAQLAELLIEATRQVAQQYDYVLFDLGSVLQTPTAHYLAGAMDGILLVVHASGTRREICQKAVEELRKTDTPVLGVVLNRRRYVIPEAVYKRI from the coding sequence GTGATCCCCGAAGCGGGCCTGCACGAGCTGGCCGGCGTGCGCCGTCGCGTGGAGGCGCAGCTGCCCGGGCGCTCCCGCTTTGCGCTGGGCATGCTGGGCTCGGTGCGTGGGGAGGGTGCCACCACCACGGTGCTCGGGTACGCCCGCACGCTGGCTGCCGACGGCCGGCTGCGCATCCTGATGGTGGATGCCGAGGGCACGGACCGCACCATCTCGAGCACCTGGGCCGATCCCGGCGCGGCCGGCTGGTCGGACCTGGCCTCACCCGCCCAGGTGACATCCGTGGTCCGGGGCACGCCCCTGGCCAACCTGCAGGTGCTGCCCTTCGGCAGCCGGAACACCGCCAGCCCCGCGCAGCTCGCGGAGCTGCTGATCGAGGCCACCCGGCAGGTGGCGCAACAGTATGACTACGTCCTCTTCGACCTGGGTTCCGTGCTTCAGACGCCCACGGCGCACTACCTTGCCGGCGCCATGGACGGGATCCTGCTCGTGGTGCACGCCTCCGGCACCCGCAGGGAGATCTGCCAGAAGGCGGTCGAGGAACTCCGGAAGACCGACACGCCGGTGCTGGGAGTGGTCCTGAACCGCCGGCGGTACGTGATCCCGGAAGCGGTGTACAAGCGCATCTGA
- a CDS encoding threonine synthase translates to MSAPPPGCFTHLECPECGATLPGDRLQTLCGCGSPLLARYDLDRARRTLTRADAATRPHGLWRWREVLPVADPANIFTLGEGGTPLRPAPRLGALLGLSRLLLKDECGNPTGSFKARGLSVALSRARELGATRVALPSAGNAASALTAYAARGGMTARVYLPRDVPALFPDECRAFGAEVVLVDGVITDCGRALAAVREKEGWFDVSTLKEPYRLEGKKTMGYELAQDLGWRLPANILYPTGGGTGLVGMWKAFAEMEQLGLVGRPFPRMVSVQAEGCAPMVQAFRSGAERATPVPDPFTVAAGLRVPAAVGDRLMLRALRESAGTAVAVSDDELLWGTLALARLEGIYPAPEAGAAVAAAWRLKQAGFLDEDSETVLFLTGSGYKYADVLAGLDARIPAGLEPPRA, encoded by the coding sequence GTGAGTGCGCCTCCGCCCGGCTGCTTCACCCATCTCGAGTGCCCCGAGTGCGGGGCGACCCTCCCCGGCGACCGCCTGCAGACGCTGTGCGGATGCGGCTCGCCGCTGCTGGCCCGCTACGACCTGGACCGCGCCCGCCGCACGCTGACCCGCGCGGACGCCGCCACCCGCCCGCACGGGCTGTGGCGCTGGCGCGAAGTGCTCCCGGTGGCCGACCCCGCGAACATCTTCACCCTGGGCGAGGGCGGCACCCCGCTGCGCCCGGCCCCGCGGCTGGGGGCGTTGCTGGGCCTCTCCCGGCTGCTGCTCAAGGACGAGTGCGGCAACCCCACCGGTTCGTTCAAGGCCCGCGGGCTGTCCGTGGCGCTGAGCCGCGCCCGCGAGCTGGGCGCCACGCGCGTGGCGCTGCCCTCGGCGGGCAACGCCGCCAGCGCGCTGACGGCCTACGCCGCCCGCGGCGGGATGACCGCCCGGGTCTACCTGCCCCGCGACGTGCCCGCCCTGTTCCCCGACGAGTGCCGCGCCTTCGGCGCCGAGGTGGTGCTGGTGGACGGCGTGATCACCGACTGCGGCCGGGCGCTCGCCGCGGTGCGCGAGAAGGAAGGCTGGTTCGACGTCTCCACGCTGAAGGAGCCCTACCGGCTGGAGGGCAAGAAGACCATGGGCTACGAACTGGCCCAGGACCTGGGCTGGCGCCTGCCCGCGAACATCCTCTACCCTACGGGCGGGGGCACCGGCCTGGTGGGCATGTGGAAGGCCTTCGCCGAGATGGAGCAGCTGGGCCTGGTGGGCCGGCCCTTCCCGCGGATGGTCTCGGTCCAGGCCGAGGGCTGCGCGCCCATGGTGCAGGCATTCCGCTCCGGGGCGGAGCGGGCCACCCCCGTCCCCGACCCGTTCACCGTGGCCGCGGGCCTGCGCGTGCCGGCCGCGGTCGGCGATCGCCTGATGCTGCGCGCGCTGCGCGAGAGCGCCGGGACGGCGGTGGCGGTGTCCGACGACGAGCTGTTGTGGGGCACGCTGGCGCTGGCCCGCCTCGAGGGGATCTACCCCGCGCCCGAGGCCGGCGCCGCGGTGGCCGCGGCGTGGCGGCTGAAACAGGCGGGCTTCCTGGACGAGGACTCCGAGACGGTGCTCTTCCTCACCGGCAGCGGCTACAAGTACGCGGATGTGCTCGCGGGCCTGGATGCCCGCATCCCGGCCGGGCTGGAGCCGCCCCGGGCATGA